The DNA window CGCGCTGAGGATGCCGATGACGGTGCCGAACAGGCCCACGAAGGGGGACGCCGCGCCCACCGTGCCGAGGAACGACACGCGCGCCTCCAGCTCCGTGATTTGCGACGTCGAGGCGCGGTTCAGCGCGCGCTCCACGTTCTCGATGCCGCCCAGCCGCTCGGCCATGGCGCCCTCGGCGCCGCCTTCCTTGGCCTGGGCCAGCTTGGTCAGCTCCTCGTAGCCGGCGCAGAAGACCTTGGACAGGGGCGAGGCATCGAGCTTCTGGGCCGTCTGGTAGATGGCCTCCAGGCGGGACGCCTTCCAGAAGGTGTCGAGGAAGGTGAGAGACTGTGCGCGTGCCTTGGCGAGCTGGGAGGCCTTCATCGCGATGAGGGCCCAGGAAGCCACGGAGACCCCCATCAGGAGCAGCAGGACGGCCAGCTCGATGAAGGAAGCGTCGCGGATGATCTCCACGTAGTTCATGGCGCCGAGCGCCAGGGGCAAGTGGGGCGTCATGAGGTGGAGCGCGTAACACTCCGCTACAACTGGGTCAAACAAACGGGGCTCGGCCGGCTGCTTGTGGTTACTTGGCCGCCGGGATGAATAATTCCCGCAAGGGGTCGTCCGAGGTGATTGAAACGGGCCGAACACCTCATCACCCCAAGACAGGTTGCCCCCATGAACTCCAGACTGCTGGTTGCATTCCTCTGCCTGGCGGCGGTCTCGACCGGTTGTATCGTCCACGACCCTGGCTATGACGAACCCGGAGATGTGACGTTCCGGTGGACCTTTGGTGGTCTGCGCTGCAACGAAGACCGCGACATCAAGGGCGTCAACATCACGATTCCCGGTGAGCGGCTGGCCAACGATGGCCGCTACCCGTGCCAGGCGAACGGCTTCGACGGCATCGTGCTGCACGACTTCGAGCCGGGCACCTACAGCTTCAACCTCGTGGCCGTCAGCTATGCGGGCCGGGAGCTGTACGAGGTGAGCGGTACGTTCCGGGTGGATGGCGATGTGGTGGTGGACATCGACCTCACGCCGATTGGCGCCTCGCCGTCCTTCGCGTACGTCAACTGGTTGTTCCCCAACGGTGACTCGTGCAGCCGGGCGGGGGTGGTCTCCGTGGAGGCCCGAGTGGATGGGGGCGAGTGGGCGCGCTTCGACTGCGCGGCGGGCTTCGGTGGCAGCAGCATCAAGACGCCGTACCTGGACCCGGGCGAGCACAACCTGGAGCTGGTGGGGCTCGATGCGCAGCGGCGCACGCTCTACAGCCACTCGGGCCGGTTCACCACGCGCTACGGTGAGCCGACGTCCTACACCGCCACGCTGCGCAGCACCGCCAGCTTCGCGTCCATCCAGTGGGAGTTCGAGTCGGGGAGCAGCTCGGTGGGCTGCAGCCAGGCGGGAGTGGCGTCGGTGGATGCCCGCGTGGATGGGGGCCAGTGGGTGCGCTTCAGTTGCTCGGAGGGACGTGTGGGGGCGGGCGTCACCACGCCGTCGCTCACCCCGGGCGACCATGACCTGCAGCTCGTCGCCATCGATGGGCAGGGGCGTCCCTGGTACCACTACACCGGGCGGTTCTCGGTCCGGTCCGGCGAGACGAAGAACGTGCTGGCCCGGCTGTGGGTGATTGGCGGGGCGTCCATCAAGTGGGAGCTGCGCGCGGGGGGGGCCGCGCAGAGCTGCGCCCAGGCGGGCATCTCCGAGGTGGCCATCAACTTCCGCGACGTCTTCACCGGCGAGTGGGTGTACGGCATCGTCGGTGACCGCCACGGCTGCAACGACGCGCCGGTGGTCTTCGAGTTCCTCCGTCCGGGCCGCTACGAGGTGGAGATGAAGGCGCGGACGAGCAACGGCGTGGAGTACTTCTCGGTGGACGACAGCCTGTTCGTCGACATCGTGGGGCACCAGTTCCCGGGGCCGCAGAACGCGCTGCTCGTGTCGATGTTCCCCCGGTAGCTTGAGCTCACTCGCTCGTGGGGTGAACAAGAGGGTCGGAGCCCAGCGCTCCGGCCCTCTTTGCCTTTGGGGCGGGCCGTGGAGTTGGCACCAAACGTGATAGGGAAACCCGGCATGCGGCAAGCCAGCCACAGTCCCATTGGTGTCTTCGATTCAGGTGTCGGAGGGCTCACGGTCCTCAAGTCGCTCATGGAGCATCTCCCCCATGAGAGCACGGTGTATCTGGGGGACACGGCGCGCGTCCCCTACGGCACCAAGTCCGGCGAGGTGGTGACGCGCTACTCGCTGAAGAACGCGGAGTTCCTCCTCGAGCGAGGCATCAAGCTGCTGGTGGTGGCGTGCAACACGGCGTCGTCCGTGGCGCTGCCGGCGCTGGAGGCGGCGCTGCCCGTGCCGGTGGTGGGCGTGATTGGGCCGGGCGCGCAGGCGGCGCTGGCGCGGACGCAGGGCGGCGGCGTGGGCGTCATCGGCACGCAGGGCACCATCCGCTCCGGGGCCTATCAGCGCGCGCTCGAGGCCCAGGACCCACGGGTGAGGGTGAAGGCCCGCGCGTGTCCGCTCTTCGTGCCGCTGGCGGAGGAGGGGTGGACCACCGGGGACGTGCCCATGCTGACGGCGCGCGAGTACCTGGGTGAGTTCGCTCGGGACGGCGTGGACACCCTGGTGCTCGGGTGCACGCACTACCCGCTGCTCAAGGGCGTCATCCAGGAGGTGGTGGGGCCGAAGGTCGCGCTGGTGGACTCCGCGGAGGCCACCGCGCAGGCCGTGGTGGCGCTGCTGGAGGGCATGGAGCTGCTGGCGCCCGCGACGAG is part of the Myxococcus landrumus genome and encodes:
- a CDS encoding MotA/TolQ/ExbB proton channel family protein codes for the protein MTPHLPLALGAMNYVEIIRDASFIELAVLLLLMGVSVASWALIAMKASQLAKARAQSLTFLDTFWKASRLEAIYQTAQKLDASPLSKVFCAGYEELTKLAQAKEGGAEGAMAERLGGIENVERALNRASTSQITELEARVSFLGTVGAASPFVGLFGTVIGILSAFNQIAEQGNATLATVAAPVGNALFATAAGLFAAIPAVVAYNSFVSRIKVFDTEMSNFSADFLNIIKRHFFR
- the murI gene encoding glutamate racemase; this translates as MRQASHSPIGVFDSGVGGLTVLKSLMEHLPHESTVYLGDTARVPYGTKSGEVVTRYSLKNAEFLLERGIKLLVVACNTASSVALPALEAALPVPVVGVIGPGAQAALARTQGGGVGVIGTQGTIRSGAYQRALEAQDPRVRVKARACPLFVPLAEEGWTTGDVPMLTAREYLGEFARDGVDTLVLGCTHYPLLKGVIQEVVGPKVALVDSAEATAQAVVALLEGMELLAPATSTPSHTYFVTDVPERFTEVGARFLGRPIASAEQVDLKF